The genomic window TTTTCAATTGAGTTTTTGTTTCTCCAtgtcaagaaaaacaagaaacaatTGGGAGCAACTGCTGGTTTTCCCTTGGTGGCAATTGCTCATCAGATGCACACACCCAAATCTTGCAGTTCCCTCGTCGTCGGTGGTCCCTCACAGTGACCCCACCTTGCTCTTCACAAATGCCGGCATGAACCAGTTCAAGCCCATTTTCCTGGGCACTATCGGCAAGACTGATCCTATGGCCGGTCTGAAGCGCGCTGTGGACTCTCAGAAGGTATGTgcatttctttcttttgttcaTCTCATCATGTTCTCCTTGTATcattttatatttattttatttgtatTCGTTCTGTATTTTCCCCTTGCAAAGTACAGGATACCTACGTCAATTACAACAATACAACCCCTAGACTCAACATGATGCTAACCACTTTTCTACTATAGTGTATCCGCGCTGGTGGCAAGCACAATGTTGGTGCCCCTGACTAACCTTCAACTCATCTTCATTTACTCAATGATGATGGCTTCAGTGACCCAACTAACCCTTGTTTTCTTTAGGATCTTGACGATGTCGGCAAAGACAGCTATCACCATGTAGGTCAATCTTTGTTGTAAACCCTCTTGAAACAGTAGCTAACAATTCCATGCCTCTAGACATTCTTCGAAATGTTGGGCAACTGGTCCTTTGGGGATTACTTCAAGAAGGAGGCCATTTCTATGTCGTGGGAGCTGCTGACCAAGGTCTACGGTCTCGACCCTGCCCGGTTATACGTAACCTACTTTGAAGGCAACCCTGAAATGGGCCTCGAGCCCGATTTGGAGGCCAAAAACCTCTGGCTTGAGAATGGCGTACCTGAGGATCACATCCTGCCTGGAAACATGAAGGACAACTTCTGGGAGATGGGTGACCAAGGTCCGTGTGGTCCTTGCAGTGAGATCCATTACGACAAGGTGGGCGGAAGAAACGCCGCTCACCTAGTCAACATGGACGACCCTTTGGTTGTCGAGGTGTGGAACAACGTGTTTATTCAGTTCGACCGGCAGCAGGATAAGTCCCTGAAGTCTCTTCCCGCCAAACACGTTGACACAGGTATGGGTTTCGAGCGTCTGGTCTCTGCTCTGCAGAACAAGACTTCCAACTACGCCACCGATGTTTTCTCTCCCCTTTTCGCCAGGATACAGGAGGTGACGGGTGCCCGTGAATACACGGACAAGTACGGCAAGGACGATGCCGATGGCATCGACACGGCCTACCGTGTAGTTGCCGACCACATCAGGCTCATGGCCTTCTCGATCGCCGATGGCGCAGTTCCCAACAACGACGGCCGCGGCTACGTCGTCCGTCGTGTCCTGAGGAGAGGTGTCCGATATGCACGCAAGTATTTCAACGCCGAGATTGGAGGTTTCTTCTCCCAGATTCTTCCCACGCTCGTTGAGCACATGGGAGAGCAGTTCCCTGAACTTGGTCAGAAGCAGCAAGATATCAAGGAAATTCTGgatgaagaggaggaggcctTTGCCCGGACATTGGACCGTGGCGAGAAGCAATTCGAAAAGTATGCCTCAATGGCCATCAAGGCTGGCGAGAACAAGCTTTCTGGCTCGGATGTATGGCGGCTGTACGACACTTTTGGATTCCCCGAGGATCTTACAAAACTGATGGCCGAGGAGCGTGGCATCACTATTGACGAGGCCGAAGTTTCGGTGGCCAGGGAAAAGGCTCGCGAGGCAAGCAAGGCGGTCAAGGAGTCCGTCCAAACCTTTGCCAAGCTTGACGTTCATAGGATATCAGAGCTGGAGAACGAGCTCAAGGTCACACGCACAGACTCCGAGGCCAAGTATCTGAAGGGCGACATCACTTCCAAGGTTTATCTCATTTACACAGGCAAAGATTTTCTCAAGAGCAGCAAGGAGATACCGCCAAAGACGCCACTTGGTCTTATCCTGGACAAGACCAACTTTTATGCCGAGTCGGGTGGTCAGATTGCCGACACTGGCCGCATTGTCATCGATGGAGTGGCCGAGTTTAAGGTTCTGGACACACAAGAGTTCGGTGGATACGTCCTACACAACGGCTACCTGGAGTACGGAGAGCTCACTGCTGGAGACTCGGTCATTTGCGAGTACGACGAGCTCCGTAGGCAACCGATCCGCAACAACCACACAGGCACCCACATCCTGAACCATTCACTTCGTGAGGTTTTGGGCGATGACATCAACCAGAAGGGATCCCTGGTCGACAACGAGAAGCTTCGTTTCGACTTTTCTCACAAGACAGGTGTCACGGTCCCTGAGCTCAAGAAGATTGAGGACCTGTCAAACGCTTACATCCGCCAGAACTGCAAGACTTTCACCAAGGATGTCGACCTGGATCTCGCCAAGCAGATCGAGGGAGTGCGCGCTGTTTTCGGCGAGACATACCCTAACCCGGTCCGTGTGGTGTCCATCGGCATTGAGGTCGACATGCTGCTCGAAAATCCCAAGAACCCAGAGTGGCGCAAGGTCTCGGTCGAGTTCTGTGGTGGAACCCACGTTGACCAGACGGGCATAATGAAGGATATGATTATTGTCGAGGAGAGCGGCATTGCCAAGGGTATCCGACGTATCGTCGCCTACACAGGCGATGCTGCCCACCAGGTTCAGCGTCTCGCCGCCGATTTCTCCAAGCGCATCGACGAGCTCGAGAGTCTGCCTTTTGGAACTGAGAAGGAGGCCGCCATCAAGACGACGCAGGTTGACCTAGAGCAACTCGTCATCTCGTCGGTTACAAAGGACGAGCTGCGCACGAGGTTCACCAAGATCCAGAAGGCGGTCGTCGAggagcaaaagaagaagcaaaaggccGAAAGCAAAAAGGCACTCGACACTGTCGCAGAGCACTTCAAGAAGCCGGAGAAGGCGGAGTCCAAGGTGTTCATTGGACAACTGCCCATTTCGGCCAATGCCAAGGCTGTCTCTGAAATCATGAACTTTTACAAATCGAAGGATAAGGAAAAGTCAGTCTATGTGTTCGGTGGCAGCAAGGAGGAAGGTGCCGTGGTTCACGGTGTATATGTGGGAACTGTAAGTTGTGTTTTCTTGGCGGCGACATGATCGAGTTGAGACTTGGACCTGAGCATGCATGGGTACTGACCTGATTTTCTTATCACAGGCTCTTGCTTCGCAAGGAATCACTGCTGAACAGTGGGCCAATGCTGTGTCGGAAGTGATTGGTGGCAAGTCTGGCGGCAAAGAGCCGACACGACAGGGACAAGGCACCAAGCCGGAGAACCTGGAGCAGGCtgtcgccgaggccgagaagtTCCTGACCGAGAAGATCAAGGACCTCAAGATTTGAACAGCTTTCGAACAGAACTACTAGGGAAGCACAAAGGAGGAAGGCGAATACAAGCACGAAAAGCGCATGCATGGTTCATCGCCATCCAAGGCATGATCGGCAACGTTGATTTACAGGCAGAACGGCCGATAGGCTAGGTCATAACATGTTTTATAGCGACGGCTTCTGTAGAGAAGCCGGCTGGAACATGGGATAATACGTATACTGGACAGGTAGGATGGGTTAAGCGCCGAAATCAGGTGCGGCGCTGGGAATTTAGTCTGTAGCTCCAAGACGGCAGCTACTGGTGTTACAtgttcttcttgttctttttcgACGTCTTTCGGCTAGATGTACCAACAAaacaaagagagaaaaaaatgggaccaaaaaaaaactatgGAACACGCTATAATGTTGTCATGACGCTGGCGTTTTTGAACCAGCTCAGCATTGGGTTCTCGCCGCTCCTTGTGCGAGTCTCATCGACGTAGGCCCAGCGGCGCATAAAGTCCTCATGAGTCGAGACCCTGCTCAGCCTACCGGTGATGGCCTGGTACATTTTTTCCATGACGGTAAAGTCGGTCGGAAACATGATGTCAAAGTAGCCTTGATGTACCTGAAATGGTGGTGTTTGATTCATCAGTAATTTGTTGCCAGACGAGATCCCAAGACATGGATTTTTGAACACAGGAGCCGGGTAAGAAGGGGACGGGAGTGACTAACAAGAGGCGTCGTCACAGGCACGGGGCGGCGCTGGTATCGGGTCTGGACGATGGGCGCGTTCAGACCTGGTGTGGCGTCTGGAAGCCAGTGGAAATCGCTCGTGACGAGGCGGTGCGCGGGGAAGTAGCGGTCGAGGACCTCGAAGAACTGCATCAGACTGGTGGGTATGTACTCTGGCTTGCTAAGGTTGTGGGCAAAGGGCATGCCGAGCTTGAGCTTGCGCAGCAGCCTGTTTGCCGGATAGGGGGTCTCGTAGCGGCCCCCGGTGGCGGCATGCCTGACGCGGAAGAAGCGCTCGGCCAGGGGGTCGAGCTTGGGCTCGTAAAACTCGAAAAAGTCGCCGCGGTGGTCGATGAGTACGGTCCCCTGCATGGGCTGCTCGGTGGCCAGATCGTAGCGGATGCAGTCGTGGGAGAAGTTGTCAAAGACCTCAAAGGCCAAAAAGAAGCAGGGGCTGGGCTCGGGCTGGGCCCAGTCGAGGATGGAGCGGTTGATGATCTCGACCTTGTCGGCGTGGCcgcgggcggcggccgaggagcgcAGCTGGCGGTTCTGCATCTCGGCCAACGACGATGAAATCTCGATGATGCGGTACTTTGTGCGGTCGTAGACGGACGGCTCCGTGTCGCGGATGAAGTCGAGTATGTTGAGCATGAGCGTGCCGCGCCCGGCACCCATCTCGTAGATGATGAGATCGTGGTAGGGATATGATGTCAGGACGTAGTTGGCCATGAGGTAGCGGGCGATGGCCTCGCCGTAATAGGGGCGGAAGAGCTCGGTTGGGGTGAACCACAGCTGGCGCGTGTCCGAGGGCTGCGTGCTGTCCAGGTCATCCTCGAAGTCGGTGTAGCGCTGGGACAGGAGCGAGTGGAAGTCGTTCTCGTCGCGCAGGGCGGGGAAGTCAAAGGGCTCCCCCGGGCTGAAGATGACGACCTGCTTGGAGAAGTAGCCGTAGTTTGGGTTGTACAGGCTGTCCTGGATGAAGTCGCGCGTGAGCATCTTGACCTTGCGCGGCCGCTCGTGGCGGTGCCGCAGCTCAGCAGCCGTCACGGTCGGGTAGGATGCAAATTCTGCGGAGCGGTCGGCCGAGACAAGGTCCTGGCGCTGCTGCCAGTGGCTCTCCTTTTGGATGGCCGTCTTGGAACCGCGCGTGTATTCTTCAGACTGGCGGTGGCGCTGGGGCCGTCGTTGTTGCGTCGAGAAGCATCTTCTGCTGTTGCATGTGGAGGATTTCGCTGTCGCCGTGGCGGTAGATGCCACCGGTCGGGTGAGGCGCTGTGACTGGCATGCAGGATGTCTGAAGAGCTGGCGGAGCAGCTGGGTGAGAATAGGTGAGTCCATCGGACTGTGTCCGG from Pyricularia oryzae 70-15 chromosome 4, whole genome shotgun sequence includes these protein-coding regions:
- a CDS encoding alanyl-tRNA synthetase, whose protein sequence is MRWCFAVGSRCNGSWTASSARGWRSGGGRRLLSHSSSTALGRTISAAPPQLRPGHRFLPLEKLPSPSPTPTLSYYYTTTTTLATSRFGSAVGFPCRKLYYKSRPGLISLNQRSFLSTTSKTANMATEVKWTAETVRKTFLNYFEERGHTVVPSSSVVPHSDPTLLFTNAGMNQFKPIFLGTIGKTDPMAGLKRAVDSQKCIRAGGKHNDLDDVGKDSYHHTFFEMLGNWSFGDYFKKEAISMSWELLTKVYGLDPARLYVTYFEGNPEMGLEPDLEAKNLWLENGVPEDHILPGNMKDNFWEMGDQGPCGPCSEIHYDKVGGRNAAHLVNMDDPLVVEVWNNVFIQFDRQQDKSLKSLPAKHVDTGMGFERLVSALQNKTSNYATDVFSPLFARIQEVTGAREYTDKYGKDDADGIDTAYRVVADHIRLMAFSIADGAVPNNDGRGYVVRRVLRRGVRYARKYFNAEIGGFFSQILPTLVEHMGEQFPELGQKQQDIKEILDEEEEAFARTLDRGEKQFEKYASMAIKAGENKLSGSDVWRLYDTFGFPEDLTKLMAEERGITIDEAEVSVAREKAREASKAVKESVQTFAKLDVHRISELENELKVTRTDSEAKYLKGDITSKVYLIYTGKDFLKSSKEIPPKTPLGLILDKTNFYAESGGQIADTGRIVIDGVAEFKVLDTQEFGGYVLHNGYLEYGELTAGDSVICEYDELRRQPIRNNHTGTHILNHSLREVLGDDINQKGSLVDNEKLRFDFSHKTGVTVPELKKIEDLSNAYIRQNCKTFTKDVDLDLAKQIEGVRAVFGETYPNPVRVVSIGIEVDMLLENPKNPEWRKVSVEFCGGTHVDQTGIMKDMIIVEESGIAKGIRRIVAYTGDAAHQVQRLAADFSKRIDELESLPFGTEKEAAIKTTQVDLEQLVISSVTKDELRTRFTKIQKAVVEEQKKKQKAESKKALDTVAEHFKKPEKAESKVFIGQLPISANAKAVSEIMNFYKSKDKEKSVYVFGGSKEEGAVVHGVYVGTALASQGITAEQWANAVSEVIGGKSGGKEPTRQGQGTKPENLEQAVAEAEKFLTEKIKDLKI